ATTCAACATTACAGGCCCTACTAATGTATATACTGGTCAAAGCTACACGTGGAACATTCAGAGCGGGGGCTATACTCCTTCATGGAGAATAATTAATATGAGCACGTCAACTATTGTTGCTTCAGGTAAGGGAACGAGCATTCAATGGACATCACCAGCACCAGGCAGATACGTCATATTAGCTACATACACAAGTATTGGGAACAATAGTGTGTACGGATACGGTGTTTTAGTCGTAAATGTCCAAAACCCGCCGTCTATACTGGGATGGATAGAGAGTGCAGTTGTCAATGCAATAAAGAGCGTAATTCAAGCATTAGTACAAGGTTTTGGTCAAGGCTGGATTCCTGCTCTCGATTTCGTTGTACCTTTAAACGAACTTGTTTATGCGCCATTGCCAGACTCTTTCGCAACTACTTTGTTCTACGAAATTCAACAGCTCAGTTATGGTATCGCAGCACTAATGCTTGCAGCTAGCGTTGCGTATAATGCGTTAAGAGGATATTATTACGACATTGTAGACCTCGGTAGCGATGTTATCTATAAGTTGGGTGTTTATGCATTGTTCTCTGGAGCAGGGCTAACGATTTATGAATATGCTGCCGGCTGGATTAACTTCATAATCGAACAGACAATATCAACTCAATTAAATGCTGCTTCTTCCGAACTATTTACGGCTCTTATGACATACATAACTAGTTGGGTAGCTACAAACGTAGTACCACTTGGGTTTGGTAGAGCCCTAGCGAACTTGGATACAGACATTCTAATGTTTTATTTTCTCTTCATAGCTTTAGCTGTAATCAGATATTCGATTTTAATGGCAGCAGTATCTTTAATTCCTTTAGCCTCGGCTATGTGGCTGTTTGAGTGGACAAGAAAGATAGCTAATATCGTCATCGATTTGATAGTTGGACTAATAATGTCGGGTGTGATTGCAGGATTTGCAATAGCGTTTTTAGAAGAGCTAGGGTTTGGAATAATATTATTCATAGCCGGCCCGGTAATTGCTGGAGTTGATCTTGCAGTAACACTGTTCTTAACGTTTACTTCGTTAAGACCTCATGAACATTTAGCTAATGCATATAGAAAAATAGTTAGCTAAATAAAAAATCAAATCTATACCTTAAGATAAACCTTTTTTATATAATCAACAACTGTACGTGGATCAACTACTTCATTAATTTCTATCTGCTTCCCGTCCTTAGTAATTATCTTAATTGTGCCGAATTCTATGCTTTCTGGATTAGGTCTAGTTGCGTCCAATACTGTGAAAGTCCTTAATCTATTATAATGCCTCATGAACGTTCTAAGAACTAGGATATCATTAATTTCTGACCATTGTAAGAAGAATTTGTTGTCTTTCCATATTCCTTTTTCGTTAAACCAATACCACGAAGAAAAAA
The nucleotide sequence above comes from Sulfolobus tengchongensis. Encoded proteins:
- a CDS encoding Ig-like domain repeat protein, yielding MKKALAVLLLILLTPDLLGLIAIAQTPSPSPGGNFITTLQLSLPLLLILLAILANRYDERYALALFAAALVTALFLTQAKYSGGFFAPGSETFIQFNITGPTNVYTGQSYTWNIQSGGYTPSWRIINMSTSTIVASGKGTSIQWTSPAPGRYVILATYTSIGNNSVYGYGVLVVNVQNPPSILGWIESAVVNAIKSVIQALVQGFGQGWIPALDFVVPLNELVYAPLPDSFATTLFYEIQQLSYGIAALMLAASVAYNALRGYYYDIVDLGSDVIYKLGVYALFSGAGLTIYEYAAGWINFIIEQTISTQLNAASSELFTALMTYITSWVATNVVPLGFGRALANLDTDILMFYFLFIALAVIRYSILMAAVSLIPLASAMWLFEWTRKIANIVIDLIVGLIMSGVIAGFAIAFLEELGFGIILFIAGPVIAGVDLAVTLFLTFTSLRPHEHLANAYRKIVS